The Brachyspira hampsonii genomic interval CAAAAAATTTAAAGAATTAACAGAATCAAAAATTGAATTTTTAGTTATAAAAATGGGTATCCCAACAATTATAAGCATGCTTACAACATCATTTTATAATATGGCAGACACTTTTTTTGTGAGTAAGGTAAATACTCAGTCAACAGCTGCAGTTGGAATAGTATTTTCAATGATGGCAATAATACAGGCCATAGGATTTTTTTTCGGACATGGTTCAGGCAATTATATATCAATCAAATTAGGTGCTAAGGAAACAGATGAGGCTTCAAAGATGGCGGCAACAGGGTTCTTATCTGCTATGATAGTAGGGTTTATGATACTTATACTAGGTATCATATTTATTAAGCCTTTAGCATATTTATTAGGCTCTACAGAAACTATACTTCCATATTCTATAAGTTATATGAAATATATTCTTATAGGGGCTCCTTATATGACAGCCTCTTTAGTTCTTAATAATCAATTAAGACTTCAGGGCAATGCTTTGTTTGCTATGATAGGTTTGATAACAGGTGCGATTTTAAATATAATATTAGATCCTATTTTAATATTTCATTTTTCTATGGGTGTAAAAGGTGCAGCTATAGGTACTATAATAAGTCAGTTTGTAGGTTTCTGTATACTTTTAATAGGTACTAATGTATGGGGTACTTTGCCTATAAAATTAAAAGACTTCTCCCCTAGCCTTCAAAAATATAAGGCGATTATAGTAGGCGGACTTCCAAGTCTTTGCAGGCAGAGTATATCAAGTTTTTCAACTGCATTTTTAAATATATCTGCTGCTGCATTTGGAGATGCTGCCATAGCTGCTATGTCTATAGTGAATAGGATTGCTATGTTTGCTAATTCGGCTATTATAGGTTTTGGTCAGGGTTTTCAGCCTGTATGCGGATTTAATTATGGTGCTAAAA includes:
- a CDS encoding MATE family efflux transporter, whose protein sequence is MNVCDDAALKETERQNKKFKELTESKIEFLVIKMGIPTIISMLTTSFYNMADTFFVSKVNTQSTAAVGIVFSMMAIIQAIGFFFGHGSGNYISIKLGAKETDEASKMAATGFLSAMIVGFMILILGIIFIKPLAYLLGSTETILPYSISYMKYILIGAPYMTASLVLNNQLRLQGNALFAMIGLITGAILNIILDPILIFHFSMGVKGAAIGTIISQFVGFCILLIGTNVWGTLPIKLKDFSPSLQKYKAIIVGGLPSLCRQSISSFSTAFLNISAAAFGDAAIAAMSIVNRIAMFANSAIIGFGQGFQPVCGFNYGAKKYDRVIKAFYFCVKISTLVLFVLAFIIFINSAQIVHLFNDKDEALLDTAYMALRYQAFSLPLWGFITLSSMMLQTTRKTIRASILAVAKQGIFFIPIIYIFPKFFGLIGIEIAQPFSDLLTFILAIPLGYSIIKEMKSELK